The nucleotide window GCCTAGTGATCTTCCAAATGAGTTATTATATGGTAGAGCTGGGTTCTTATGGGCCTGTTCattcttaaacaagcatataggAAACGGGACAATTTCTAATACTTACATGGTAAGACAATTTATCCGTAAATCTTTCTTCTGATTGGTTCTGAATACACTGAGTTGTTTATCCATTTATTCGCCAAGTAATTTGTGTAGAGATCAGTTGTGGATGAAATTATAAAGGCTGGTAGACAATTGGCTAAGAAGGGACGAAGCTCATTGATGTACGAATGGCATGGGAAGAAATACTGGGGTGCTGCCCATGGACTGGCAGGGATTATGCATGTTTTGATGAGCATGCAACTCAAACCTGATGAGGTGGAGGATGTTAAGGGTACTCTCCGTTACATGATTAAGAATCGTTTTCCCAGCGGCAACTTTCCTTCAAGTGAAGGAAGTGAATCAGACCGTCTTGTGCACTGGTGCCATGGTGCTCctggagttgctcttacaCTTGTGAGAGCAGCTGAGGTAATTATAATCAGGCTGATATCTTATGAAAACTTGTTGGACTAAAATTTGGATATTACAGTTTTGTGTGGTAAATAGAGGCAAAGAACTAAATATTGCTTTAATTCTGTGAGACTGAAAAGGCTTCACCCTCCTTCATTTGTGTTTTCAAAGCAGTGTGGTTGGGAGTACTGCATAGTAAAATCAATTGAGAAACTCACGCAgacagatttttatttttattttctcatcgttattgaaaactgaaataatACAAAATGAGATAAAAGTGGTGGGTTTCTTGCCATTACATATTATTAGTAACTTCAGTAAAATAcggttttttcttgtagtgtacCTAAATAAGTTGATATATACGTTTTGTTTATGGATGTGGTCTGCAGTCCAAACATGAGACTTTTGTTTTATGGTTGTATGCCTTGGATGgtttttttcaacttcaataataataatctatcAACGTACTTGCGGTGTGGTTTACTCTTTAGTCTATGCATTTTATTCCATTAGGTTTTTGGAGACTTGGAGTTTCTGCAAGCTGCCATAGATGCAGGGGAGGTGGTGTGGAACCGGGGCCTCCTAAAGCGAGTTGGCATTTGCCATGGCATCAGTGGGAACACTTATGTGTTTCTTTCACTCTACCGATTAACGGGTAAGGTGGAATACTTGTACAGAGCCAAAGCATTTGCTTGCTTTCTACATGATAGAGCGCTAAATCTCATATCAGAGGGGGCGATGCATGGAGGAGATCGGCCCTATTCCCTATTTGAAGGTGTTGGAGGAATGGCTCATCTCCTTTTGGACATGACTGAACCATCTGAAGCACGGTTTCCTGCTTATGAACTTTAAACTACTTGCCATGTATTAAGTTAGAAGACGTAAATG belongs to Prunus persica cultivar Lovell chromosome G4, Prunus_persica_NCBIv2, whole genome shotgun sequence and includes:
- the LOC18778436 gene encoding lanC-like protein GCR2: MADRYFPNEMLDFVAEAAADEAASVRPKDALTKLLKSSALDLKETVVRQTWGLSGKRVEDYTLYTGVLGTAFLAFKAYQVTKNENDLKLCCEIVKACDSASRGSGRVSFTCGRAGVCALGAVVAKHAGDQMLLDRYLSQFKEIKLPSDLPNELLYGRAGFLWACSFLNKHIGNGTISNTYMRSVVDEIIKAGRQLAKKGRSSLMYEWHGKKYWGAAHGLAGIMHVLMSMQLKPDEVEDVKGTLRYMIKNRFPSGNFPSSEGSESDRLVHWCHGAPGVALTLVRAAEVFGDLEFLQAAIDAGEVVWNRGLLKRVGICHGISGNTYVFLSLYRLTGKVEYLYRAKAFACFLHDRALNLISEGAMHGGDRPYSLFEGVGGMAHLLLDMTEPSEARFPAYEL